The Neoarius graeffei isolate fNeoGra1 chromosome 10, fNeoGra1.pri, whole genome shotgun sequence genome has a segment encoding these proteins:
- the LOC132892788 gene encoding H-2 class II histocompatibility antigen, E-S beta chain-like has protein sequence MSELLRILLLLLPAILHTANGHSLSIESWCFWSSDGLSDMEYILSYTFNKINYVEFNSTLGKFVGYTEIGIYNAEIWNNDTAELQTRKANVDRFCKPSAQTYSSAVLSKGVEPRVKVTLVKKSDGTHPARLMCSAYSFYPPDIEVTWLRNGKEIEGDVTYTEEMADGDWYYQIHSHLEYMPESGEEISCVVQHASFQKPMVYKWDPSMSEPDKSKIAIGASGLVLGIVLSAAGFIYYRKKCSGQWKIAGNLQTETCIRTSVYLLLKLKCY, from the exons ATGTCGGAGCTGCTGAGAATACTGCTCCTCTTACTGCCTGCCATCCTGCACACAGCAA ATGGGCATTCACTGTCAATAGAATCTTGGTGCTTCTGGAGCTCTGATGGTCTCAGTGACATGGAGTACATACTGTCTTACACCTTCAATAAGATCAACTACGTAGAGTTTAACAGCACTCTGGGGAAGTTTGTGGGATACACTGAAATAGGCATCTATAACGCAGAGATTTGGAACAATGACACTGCAGAGCtgcaaacacggaaagccaatgtGGATCGTTTCTGTAAGCCCAGTGCTCAGACGTACTCCAGCGCCGTCCTCAGTAAAGGAG TTGAGCCCCGGGTTAAGGTCACTTTGGTAAAGAAGTCAGATGGCACTCACCCAGCCAGGCTGATGTGCAGCGCTTACAGCTTTTACCCCCCAGACATTGAGGTGACCTGGCTGAGAAACGGGAAAGAGATTGAGGGTGATGTGACGTACACTGAGGAGATGGCTGATGGAGACTGGTACTATCAGATCCACTCACATCTGGAGTACATGCCTGAATCTGGAGAGGAGATCTCCTGTGTGGTGCAACACGCCAGCTTCCAAAAGCCCATGGTCTATAAGTGGG ATCCCTCGATGTCTGAACCTGATAAGAGTAAGATTGCTATCGGGGCTTCAGGGCTGGTGTTGGGGATCGTGCTTTCAGCTGCTGGATTCATCTACTACAGGAAGAAATGCTCAGGTCAGTGGAAGATTGCAGGAAATCTACAAACAGAAACGTGTATTAGGACATCTGTGTATTTGTTATTAAAATTGAAGTGCTATTAA